From the genome of Myripristis murdjan chromosome 22, fMyrMur1.1, whole genome shotgun sequence, one region includes:
- the fabp7a gene encoding fatty acid binding protein 7, brain, a translates to MVDAFCNTWKLIDSQNFDEYMKALGVGFATRQVGNVTKPTIVISKDGDKVMVKTLSTFKNTEISFKMGEEFDETTADDRHVKSTLTMDGDKLVHVQKWDGKETKFIREIKDGKMVMTLTFEGVQAVRTYEKA, encoded by the exons atggTTGATGCTTTCTGCAACACATGGAAACTGATCGACAGTCAGAACTTTGATGAATACATGAAAGCACTTG GTGTTGGTTTTGCCACAAGGCAAGTGGGCAATGTCACCAAACCAACTATTGTGATCAGCAAAGATGGGGACAAAGTGATGGTGAAAACCCTGAGCACCTTCAAAAACACTGAGATCAGCTTCAAAATGGGAGAGGAGTTTGATGAGACCACAGCTGATGACAGACATGTCAAA TCTACTCTCACCATGGATGGAGACAAGCTTGTGCATGTGCAGAAGTGGGAtggcaaagaaacaaaattcaTCAGAGAGATCAAGGATGGGAAGATGGTGATG ACCCTGACCTTTGAGGGCGTCCAAGCGGTCCGCACATACGAGAAGGCGTAA